CAATGTCTTCCGGGTTTGTTTCCAAGACGCCTTCCAAGGGCAAGCTTTGGCTAAGTTTTCTAACGATAACCAGTTCAAGAAAGCCGTTTTAATCCGGGACAATTCGACCGACTATGGGCAAAACTTGACCAATGAATTTAAGAAGTATTTCCAAGGTGAGGTTGTTGATGAATTAGCTTATAATGCTAAGGATACCGACTTCAACTCCCTGGTTACCCGCTTGAAGGCCAAGGAACCCGATGTGATTTTTGTGGCCGGTTACTATGAGGAAGCCGGTCCCCTGATTAAGCAAGCTCGTGAACAAGGGGTTAAGGCAGCGATTCTGGGGCCGGATGGTTTTGGTAACCAAGAGATTATTGATCTTGCTGGTAAGGACAATATGACCAATGTCTATTACACGGCCCACTACACCACTAATGATCCTAGTCCTGAACTCAAGAAGTTTATGGAGGCCTACCAAGAGAAATTTGGCCATGCTCCTGATATGTTTGCTGCCTTGGCCTATGATGGGGCGCGTCTAGCCTTTGATGCCATTGAACGGGCCCAATCGGTGGATAGTAAGGCTATCAACCAAGCCCTAGCAGATACCAAGGACTTCTCAGGGATTACCGGGAACTTTACCATTAACGACCAACATAATCCGATTAAGACTGCCTATGTGCAAAAGGTGGACCACGGGGAAATTGTTGACACCACCCCAATTGAACCTTAAAGGATTAGCACGCTGAAGCCATGACTTTTGTCGTGGCTTTTTTTATCCCTAAATTTAATCGCAAAAAGAAAGCTCAGAACTATTGATTAAGGGGGCTTTAACGCTCTTGTCGCAGTCTATTTTAAATATTCTTTATATCTTTTAATTAGCCAACATTTTAAAAATTCAGACAATTATCACAAAAGGGCTTGCTTTCTATGGAAAGCCCTGCTAGAATAAGTTCAAGATTATTTCGAAAGGAAGTTTATCCATGTTTAGCTCTCATCAAGCAATTATTATTATTATTAATACCAGGGCTTAACGCTGTTTCAATAAAAAACAGACTAAGTCCTATTCGTGCTTGTTAAATGAATGGGACTTGGATAAACAATAAAGCCACCCATTCATTCTAAGATGGGTGGCTTTTTCTATGGCTACTGACTTGAAATAATTGTTATGTAACGCTTCTCTGTTGGCCAACAAATCAGCGTTTGATGATTCTAAGGAAATTGCCGTGAGCAATACTTGAGAAAGGGTTTTAAAAATGAAGAAAAAAATGAAGAAATTAGCCGCCTTATTTGGAACTGCTATGATGCTAGGGGCCTGTGGATCGATGACCGAGACCGCTAAGAATGATTCTGCTAACAGTGATGTAGTGAAGATTGGTGGGAACTGGTCCTTGTCTGGGCAATATTCTGCCTACGGAACTCCTCACGACAACGGGGTCAAAGTTGCCGTTCAAAACCTCAACGATAATGGTGGGGTCTTAGGCAAGAAAGTGGAATACGTCAGTGCCGATAACAAATCCGACAACGCTGAATCGACTTCCCAAGCCACCCGCTTAGTGGAACAAGAAGGTGTTAATGTTCTGGTAGGTTCAGACACCACAGGGAACTGTGAAGCGCAAATTCCAGTCGCTCAACAATTTAAGGTGCCTATGGTCGCTCCTGCAGCTACTGGGAATGGCTTGACCCTCGACGATAACGGTAACCTCTACGACTACGTCTTTAGAACTTGTTTCGAAGATGCTTACCAAAGTAAGGAATTAGGAAAGTATGCCGCTCAAAAAGGTTGGAAGAAGGTTGCCGTCTTAAAAGACAATTCCTCTGACTACGGTCAAAACGTGGCCAATGACTTCAAGGCTTCCTTTGAAGAACATGGCGGTCAAGTGGTTGGCGAAGAGTCTTACACCAGTGGAGATACCGACTTTAAGGCTCTCTTAACCAACTTAAAACAAAATTCACCGGATGTTGTCTTTATCGCTGGTTACTACCAAGAAGGTGGCTTAATCATCAAACAATTACGGGAAATGGGCGTGAACGCAGCGGTCTTAGGACCTGACGGCTTCGGTAACCAAAAACTCATCGATTTAGCTGGCCCAGAAAATGCCCACGATGTCTTCTTCGTGACCCACTTCTCCCATAATGAAGACTCACCTGAAAACGTCAAAGAATTCATCAAGAAATATGAAGATGCTTACGGGACTTCACCTGACCACTTTGCTGCTCTAGCTTATGATGCAACCAACCTCATCGCCCAAGCTATGGAAAAAGCTGGTTCAACAGATAGCGAAGCGGTTCAAAAAGCCTTAGCTGAAACCAAGGACTTCCAAGGGGTGACTGGTAAATTCTCCTTTGATAAAGACCATAACCCAGTCAAAGAAGTCTTTGTCCAAGAACTTCAAGGTGGCCAAGTGGTCGATACTGAAGTAGTTAAATAATCCTTTTAATCCAAGAATTTTTAAATTAGACTTTGTTCATTGAAAATTGACCTAAAGACTCTTTGTTATATTACTAAGTTTATTGACCCTCACCAAAGTTTGATAAATAATTCCAAAAAAATAAAAAAGTGTTTGACAGAATTGTCAGACTATTTTAGAATATTGAGTATCAGCAATTGAATACTTATTCTTTTGTCAAATTTTAATGAGGAGGAGTTAGCATGAATAAGAAATGGTTGAAAGCCTTTGTGACATTGGGGAGTGTCATGGCCTTAGCCGGCTGCGGTTCGGGTTCCTTGACTGAAACGACTAATCAATCCGCTGAAAATGCAGATGAAATTCGTATTGGGGGGAACTGGGAGTTATCGGGCAATGTTTCTGCTTATGGTGTTGTACAGAACAATGCGATCAAGCTCGCCGTAGATGAAAAAAATCAAGCTGGCGGCCTTCTCGATAAGAAGATCAACTACTTAGAATATGATAATAAATCCACGACTGAAGAAGCGGTTTCTGGTGCGGAAAAACTCGTTGATGAAAACGCGGCAGTAATTATTGGGCCTTCTACCACCAATAATACGGAAGCGACGATTTCAACGGTAACCCGGGCCAAGACCCCTTTGATTTCAGCCACTGCCACTGCTGATAATATTACCCTTGACCAAGAGGGCAATGTCTTGGATTATATCTTTAGAATCTGCTTCCAAGATTCCTTGCAAGGAGGCTCCTTAGCGGAATTCTCTAACAAGGAAGGCTATACTAAGGCAGCGATCATCAAGGATAATTCTTCTGACTATGGTCAAAACCTATCTGACGAATTCCACAAGCACTTTGATGGTGAAGTGGTTCGGGAAGAATCCTATGTGGCTAAGGAATCTGACTTTAACAGTATTTTGAGCAATATTAAGAATTCAGATGCCCAAGTGATCTTCGTTGCTGGTTATTATGAAGAAGCTGGTCCAATTATTAAACAAGCGCGCGAAATGGGCATTGACCTGCCAATTCTTGGTCCAGACGGCTTTGGGAATAAGGAAATTATTAACTTAGCAGGGGAAGAAAACTGGGATAACATTTACTATGCTGCCCACTTCGTTGAAAACGAAGACTCTCCTCAAGAAGTCAAAGACTTCTTAGCCAAGTACCGGGAGACCTACCAATCTGAACCAGATATGTTCGCAGCTCTAGCTTATGATGCGGCTAACCTGGCCTTTGACGCGATCGAGCGTGCAGGCACTACAGATGGTGAAGCGGTCCAAAAAGCTCTGGCTGAAACCAAGGACTTTACCGGAGTCACTGGGAACTTCTCCATGGATGAAAAACACAATCCTTCTAAGACTGTCTTTATCCAAGAGGTAAAAGACGGCCAAGTGGTTGGTTCTCAAGCCATTGAAGCGGCTAAATAGTGAAAAAGTTTAATATTTAAAAATTAAAGCAAGCAGAGTTGTCCAGGGGATGACTCTGCTTACTGTTTGTTAATAGGATGTAAGGGCTTTAAAGCAAAAAATGTTTATATCTAGGTCTAAAAATTATTGAAATAGGATGGAGTGAGAAGTGTGAATAATGTCATTCAACAATTAATCAATGGCGTGGCGCTAGGAAGCATCTATGCCTTGATGGCCTTGGGTTATACCATGGTTTATGGGATTATTGGTTTGATTAACTTTGCCCATGGGGATATTTATATGGTGGGGGCCTTTGTCGGTTTCACCTTGATTACTAATGTCGGAATGGGTGTTTTCCCGGCTTTAATTTTAGCTATGTTATTTACTGCAGTATTAGGGGTTATTATTGAGCGGGTGGCTTATAAACCCTTGCGTGGGGCGACCCGGATTGCCGCTTTGATTACCGCGATCGGGGTATCCATGCTCCTACAAAATGTGATGATCTTCCTCAGAGGGCCTGAAGTACGAGCTTTTCCAGCAGATCTGCCTGACTGGTCCTTACAATTGGGAGCCTTTACCATTAACTCCCAACAAATTCTGATCTTAGCGGTAACTATTGTTTTAATGATTGCCTTACAAGTGATCGTACAAAAGACCAAGTTAGGCCAAGCCATGCGGGCGGTTTCGGTTGACCCAGATGCGGCTCAATTGATGGGGATTAATGCCAACACCATTATTTCCTTTACCTTCTTAATTGGTTCAGCCTTAGCAGGTGCAGCAGGGGTGTTAGTAGGGATTTACTATAATTCCATTTCACCATTAATGGGTGTCAATATTGGGACTAAGACCTTTGTTGCAGCTGTGGTCGGCGGGATTGGATCGATCCCTGGTGCCGTTCTCGGGGGCTTAATTATCGGTATTGTAGAAACCTTCGTCTCCATGATTGGTCTCTCCACTTGGAAAGACGCCGCAGTTTATATTATTTTGATTATTATTTTACTGGTCAAACCAACCGGCTTGCTCGGTAAACCACAAGTAGAGAAAGTGTAGGTGGCAAAGATGAAAGAAAACAAAACTTCTTGGTTCAATCAGTTTTTCACCAAGACCACTTTAGCTTGGATTGGAGTCATCGTGCTCGGCTTTGTCTTAATGGCAGCGTCCTACATTGCCGGTTTAGTTTCGGCCTACACCCAAAACATTATTATGAATATTGCCATTAATATTATTCTTTCCGTAGGGCTTAACTTAGTGGTTGGTTATGCCGGCCAGTTCTCCCTAGGCCATGCTGGTTTTATGGCGATCGGGGCTTATGTGGGAGCCATCGTTTCCCAAGAAATTCCTGGCCAAGCCGGTTTCTTAGCCGGTTTACTAGCTGGTATGGTAGTGACCGCCGTAGTGGCCTTGATCGTGGGGATTCCTACCCTGCGTTTACGGGGGGACTACCTAGCTATCGCCACCCTTGGGGTTTCTGAAATTATCCGAATTACCATTATGAACTTAGAGATTACCAATGGGGCTGCCGGGATTTCTGGTGTTCCCCGTCATGTGACCTGGATTACCATGTATGTCTTTGTGGTGATTACTACCTTATTAGTGGTTAACTACATTTACTCCAGTCCTGGTCGGGCGACTATTGCGGTACGTGAAGATGAGATTGCGGCCGAATCAGTGGGGATTCACACCACCACTTACAAGACCTTGGCCTTTGTGATCGGGGCGGTAACCGCAAGTATTGCTGGTACCCTCTATGCCTGCTACTTTGGTGTGATTAACCCTAGTCAGTTTACCTTCCAAAAATCGATCGACATCTTAGTGATCGTGGTTTTCGGAGGGATTGGATCTATTTCCGGGAGTTTCGTGGCTTCGATCTTATTGGGACTATTGAATACCTTCCTAGCGCCTTTTGGTCAAGTGCGTCCCATCCTCTATGCCGCCGCTTTGATCTTAATTATGATCTTCAAGCCTTCGGGATTAATGGGTGAATATGAATTCCAATTCTCCAAGCTCTTTAACCGCAAACGAGGGCAATCACAAGCCGTAGCCAAAGAAGAAAGTGAGGACCAATAGTATGAGTATCTTAAGCTTAAGCCATCTCAGCAAGTCCTTTGGGGGCCTAACCGCCGTTTCCGATGTCAGTATCCATGTGGAAGCGGATGAATTGATCGGTTTGATTGGTCCTAATGGGGCCGGGAAAACCACCCTATTTAACTTGATTACTGGGGTTTATACACCGACTTCTGGCTCGATTGAATTAGAAACCGACCAAGGCAGTCAGTCTCTAGCAGGTCAACGTCCAGATAAGATTAATGAAATGGGGGTGGCCCGGACCTTCCAAAATATCCGCCTCTTTGCCAACCGTTCGGTCTTGGACAATGTGCTTATTGCTATGCACAACAAACGCGGAGTAGGAGTTTGGCACAGTCTCCTAAGAACGCCCAAGTACTACCAAAACCGGGACGCCCTCCATGCTAAGGGGATGGAATTATTGGCCATCTTCGGTCTGGAAGGCTACGCCAACGAAAAAGCCAAGAACCTGCCTTATGGCCAACAACGGGCCTTGGAGATCGTTCGGGCCTTGGCGACTGAACCTAAGATCCTTTTCTTGGATGAACCCGCTGCCGGGATGAACCCTAATGAAACCACGGACTTGAAACAGACCATCCGTAAGATCCAAAAAGAGTTTGGGATTTCTGTCGTTCTGATCGAACACGATATGTCTTTGGTGATGGATATTTGTGAGCGGATCTATGTTTTGGAATATGGAAAAGTAATCGCTGAAGGGACACCAAGCGAAATTCAAAGCAATCCGAAAGTTATCGAAGCCTACCTAGGAGGTGCCTAGTCCATGTTAGAAATCAAAAATATCAAGGTTGCCTATGGGATGATCCAAGCCATCAAGGGCATTTCCTTTACCGTTAATGAAGGGGAAATTGTTTCTCTGATTGGGGCCAATGGGGCCGGAAAGTCAACCATTCTAAAGACGATTTCTGGACTCTTGAAACCGACCCAAGGGGAAATTCTCTACAACCATGAACCTTTACAAACCAAGTCCTGTGCCCAAATTGTCCAAGCCGGGGTCTCCCAAGTTCCTGAAGGCCGTCATGTCTTCAGTGGCATGTCCGTCAAGGAAAATCTACTGATGGGAGCTTATACCCGTAAGGACCGGGACAACTTAGCCAGCGATATGGAACGTTACTTTGATTATTTCCCGATTCTGAAAGAACGTTTCAACCAGGACGCGGCGACTTTATCCGGTGGGGAGCAACAGATGCTGGCTATGGCTCGGGCTCTCATGGCACGTCCTAAGCTCTTGCTCTTAGATGAACCTTCTATGGGTTTAGCGCCGATTTACATCCAACAAATTTTTGAAATTATTCAAACCATTAATAGTGAGTTGAATACCACCGTCTTACTGATCGAACAGAACGCTAAGGCGGCCTTAGAAATCTCTGACCACGCCCACGTCCTCGAAGTGGGTAAAATTACCGCTTCCGGAACTGGGAAAGAACTCCTGTCTTCTGAAGTGGTTCAAAAAGCATACCTGGGAGCTTAAAACCTTCCTGAGCTAAATAATATAGACCTAGCATAAAACCCTTAGCCGCTGTGGCAATCCTCACAGTGACTAAGGGTTTTGTTATTCTTTCTATAATCTTTTCTTGATGACTAGTTATTAATCAAAACTAATTTTAATAGGCAACTTTGAGCAGGAGTGGCGCTTTGAAATTGGTCATTAGCCATGAATAAGCAAGCGATGTGAAATATGCTGAAACCGTTCGAAGCGAAGCGAGTTACGGATTCAGTATGCGTAGCCGGATAGTAGGCATTAGCCGTACTAGCCGTTTGAAGCTCGCTAGGCGAGAGACCTTGTGCTCGAGCCGGTGCCATGGCTTTTCAATGACCAAATGTAAAAGCAGAACGAATGCTCATAAAGCTATTTGTTAAAATTTATTTTACAGACCCAAATTAAGGATTCCTTAATAAGCAAGCGCTTGCTAATTATATATGATGCACTATATAATCTAATAGTACACACTATATATCTTAATAAGCCGTCTTATAAAAGGAGGAAGTCCAATGAAACAAGTGATTTATGCTTTTAACCAGGGGTCTGCCAAGATGCGTGATCTCTTGGGAGGCAAGGGCGCTAACCTGTCGGAAATGACCCGACTAGGTTTTCCGGTTCCTAAGGGGTTTACCCTGACAACTGAGGCTTGCTTAGATTACTTAGCCCAGGAAGATAGTGAAGAATTAAGTGATCCCGTCATAGAGGCCATCGACCAAGCGCTAGCTGACTTGGAAGCCGCTACTGACAAGGCCTTTAATGATCCTGAGAACTTACTCTTGGTGTCGGTGCGGTCCGGAGCCAGAGAATCTATGCCTGGGATGATGGATACCATCCTCAATGTGGGTCTGAACGACCGCAATGTGGAAAGTCTGGCCCAAATCACTCAAGATGACCGCTTCGCCTATGACTGCTACCGCCGTCTCTTGCAAATGTATGGCAATGTGGTCTACGGCTTAGATAGTCAACTCTTTGAAGAGCACTTGGCCCAAGAAAAAAACAAGGCTCAAGTGCGCTTTGACCATGAATTAAAGGTAGACCAATTGAAAGAATTAGTGGCTGCCTATAAAAAGGTTTACCAAGATCAACTAGGTTTTGACTTCCCCCAAGAGGTTAAGACACAAATTTATGAAGCAGTCAAGGCTGTTTTCAAATCCTGGAACAACCACCGGGCCCGGGTCTACCGGGAGATGAACCATATTCCCCATGACCTAGGAACCGCCGTCAATATTCAGGAAATGGTCTTTGGTAATAGCGGTCAAGAAAGTGGGACTGGGGTCCTCTTCACCCGTAATCCCGCTACTGGGGAAAGCAAGCTCTTTGGTGAATATCTGGTCAATGCCCAAGGGGAAGATGTGGTTGCTGGTATTCGTACCCCAGCGGTTATTGAAGATTTGAAAGCAGATATGCCTGAAATTTACCAAGAAATCCATGACCTGGCCAAACAATTGGAAGGCTACTACCATGATATGCAGGACATTGAATTTACCGTTGAAAAAGGCAAACTCTACTTCCTACAAACTCGGAATGGGAAACGGACGGCGAAGGCTGCCGTTAAGATTGCTGTCGACATGGTGGAAGAAGGTCTGATCGAGGAAAAAGAGGCCCTCTTGCGGATTGAACCATCCATGATTGACCAATTGCTCCATCCTTCCTTTGACCCCAAAGCCCTGGCCCAGGCAGAGGCCTTCTCAAGTCTAGGTTTGGCGGCTAGCCCGGGCGCTGGGTCAGGACAAATTGTCTTCAGTGCTCAAAAGGCCAAAGAGTGGCAGGCATCTGGTAAAAAAGTCATTCTGATGCGCAATGAAACCTCGCCAGAAGACATCGAAGGCATGTCTGCAGCAGAAGCCATCGTTACTGCCCATGGAGGGATGACCTCCCATGCTGCCGTGGTCGCTCGGGGGATGGGAAAATGCTGCGTTAGTGGCTGTAGTGACTTGACTATTGATGAAGCGGCTAAGGTGGTTCATTATCCCACTGGTCAATTGCAGGAAGGTGACACCATCTCAGTGGACGGCAGTCAAGGGAAACTCTACCTGGGAGAAATCCCTACCGCTCTCTCTAACACTGATGAAAACTATCAAAAAATGATGGCATGGGCGAGAAAATATAGCCGGCTCAAGGTGCGGATGAATGCTGAAACCCCTGAAGATATTCAAACTGGCTTTAGCTTTGGAGCGGATGGGATTGGTTTAGTTCGGACTGAGCACATGTTCTTTAAGACCGAGCGCCTGCGGGAGATCCGCCGCTTTATTCTCTCAGTCGATGAAGACCAACGTCAGGCTGCCCTGGAGAAGATCCGTGACTACCAGGTGGAAGACTTTACTAAGATTTTCCAATTGTCACAAGAGGCTCCCGCGGTAATTCGCCTACTGGACCCACCGCTCCACGAATTTATGCCCAAAAGTGACCGTGAAGTGGCCGAAGTGGCGGCTGACCAAGGCATCAGTGAAGCGGAGTTACGCAGCCGGATGGTGCAACTGGCTGAAGTCAACCCCATGTTGGGCCACCGGGGATGCCGCTTAGCTATGACCTATCCTGAGCTCTACGACCGCCAAGTGGAAGCCATTATTTACGGGGCCATTGCCGCTAGATCAGAGGGTTTGGATCCTCAAGTAGAGATCATGATTCCTTTGGTGAGTGTAGAGCCCGAGTTAAATCGCTTACGTAAGCGCCTCAGCCAAGTCATTGACCGGCTCCTAGCCCAGGAAAATGTGACAATCGCTTATACAATTGGTACAATGATAGAGATTCCTAGAGCCTGTTTCATTGCCGATCAATTAGCCCAAGAGGCGGATTTCTTCAGTTTTGGAACCAATGACCTGACCCAAATGACCTATGGCTTTTCACGGGATGATGCCGGGAAATTCATTAACCAGTACCTAGAAGACGGTACCCTAAAACAAGATCCCTTCCAAACCATCGATCCTGAAGGAGTAGGCGCCCTAGTCAAAATTGCGGTCGACAAGGCCCGCCAGGCTAAAGCCGGGCTCAAGATTGGGGTCTGTGGGGAACTCGGTGGCGATCCAGCTTCGATTCACTTCTTTGACCAAGTGGGCTTGGACTATGTCTCCTGTTCGCCTTACCGGGTGCCCCTGGCTCAATTAGCAGCCGCCCAATCCGCTATTAGGCAAGCGGAAAGAAGTCATTAGAAAAAATAGGATCAGGGGCTAAGTTCATTGGCAGAATAGAGGTATGCTATGCAATTCACTGACCGACAAAAAGAAATCATTGCCATTGTCAAAGACCAAGAACCCATTAGTGGGGAGGCCATTGCCAAGCAATTTGGCCTGTCTAAATCGACCCTAAGAAGTGACTTGGCCTTACTGACCATGACTGGGATCTTGGATGCCCGTCCTAAAGTGGGCTACTTTTATACCGGCCTGGGTTTTGATCCCTTATTAGATCAGAAACTGAGCGAGGTCAAGGTGGCAGAACTTATGGCCAGTCCAGTCAATATTTCAGCCAAGACCACGGTTTACGAGGCCATTACCACCATGTTTCTCTATGATAATGGGTCCTTGTATGTGACCGACGATGATCAACACCTCCAAGGCCTAGTTTCTAGAAAAGACTTATTGCGGTCCTTGGCGACTAAGGGTCAAAGTGAATCTCCTGCGGTGGCCTTGATCATGACCCGGATGCCCAACATTGTGGTCGTGGAAAAAGAGACCCTAGTCCTGGAAGCGGGTAAGCTCCTAGTAGACCATAAGGTGGATTCCCTACCGGTCGTCAATAACCGTGAGGAATACCAAGTTCTTGGTAAGATCACCAAAAGCCATTTAGTCGAATTTTTTGTTAATACCTTAGCGAGTGAGGGAGACTTATGACACAAGCCAAGCAAGTATTTTTTATCATATCGGACGCTGTTGGAGAAACAGCCCGGCAGGTCACTCGGGCGGCTTTAGCTCAATTCGCTCCCGACTTGAAGAGCGACTTGCGCCGCTATCCCTTTGTGAAGACCCAGGAGGAATTAGGCGAAATTCTTCGTGATGCCCAGGCAGAAAAAGCCATTGTGGCAGCGACCTTTGTCAATGACGACTTGGACCGCTTTGCCCGCCAATATGCCAAGGACCACCAGCTCACCTACATTAACTTCCTCCAGGAGCTGATCCAGGGGATTGGCCAAGCCACTGGTCTAAGCCCTAAGGAACAGGCTGGGGGCTTACGTAAGGTAGATGACGCTTACCTGGCCCGGATGTCGGCAGTGGAATTTGCCATTAAGTATGACGATGGGAACTATCCCAAGAAGGCCTTCGCCCAAGCGGATATTGTTATCCTGGGCGTGTCACGGTCATCAAAAACCCCGTTGTCGCTCTATTTGGCTAACCGGGGTTACCGGGTGGCTAACTATCCCTTGATTCCAGAGGTCCGCTATCCAGAAGAACTCTACCAGCTTGACCCTAATAAGGTCTTTGGCCTCATGGCGTCACCCCAATACATTATGAATATCCGAACCAACCGCTTGAAATATTTGGGACTCACATCAACCGCTAAGTATAGCCAGTTGGAACGGATAAAATATGAATTGGTGACCGCCAATGACTTGTACCGGGAATTAGGTGCCCATGTCATTGATATTGAGTACAAGTCCATTGAAGAAAGTGGCGCTGAAATTATTGAATACCTCAAGGAAGAGCAATGAAGGTTAAAACATATTAGTTTACGAAAAGGGACTGTGATCAAACACAGCCCTTTTTAGATTCTGTGATTTTTACTATTAAGAATAGTTGTTTAATAAAACTTATTTTGTAAATGGATTTGAGCAGTAGTGGCGCTTTGAAATGGGGCATTAGCCATGAACAAGCAAGCATCAGGGTGTGAGGGCTGGTGCTTAGCTTTCGTTCACTGGAGCAAGTCACCAAAGCAGTCTGCAAGACTGTAGAGGGGACTTGTGAAGTGACACGAAAGCTGCCAGACCGAACTCAACTCGATGTGAATTACGGCTTGTAGGCGATTAGCTATACAAGCCGTTTGAAGCTCGCTAGGCGAGGGAAGGAAAAGGGAGCAACGTTGCATGCGCAACCTTGAACTATATCTCTAGGTCGCTTTGCTCTAAGAGCTATAGCTGCCCGAACCGGTGCTGTTTTAGCCGTTGGAGCTTTAGCGACTTACGGATAAAGTACAAAACGGCGGTAGCCGTTATTGACCCTCAAAGTTTAAACGCCCCAATTTCAAAAAGCAGAACGAATGCTTATTAATGTCATTTAATAAAAAGCCCTTTTCTTGACGATTTTGATCTTCTTGGGAAATTAATGGGCTTAGGCTGGGGAAAATGATACAATTAAAGATAGATCAATAAGTCGTGGCTAAAAAAATCAACCACTCGACTTAAAAAGTGAAAGGGGAGGCCCGGTGGCGCGTAAAAGAAAGAAACGGCCTAAAGTAAGACTTAAAAAGCGCTTTTGGCCCAAGAAAAAAAGGCAGCGAGTGGCTGTGATGATCTTAGTGGCCCTCTCTTTACTTGGTTTGACCTACTGTGCCAATCACTACTTGCCTTATTTTAATTTTTCTGCCTACCAATGGAAGGATAAGGAAATGAGTGATCAAGAGGCGGCTTTTATCAACCAAATCGGTAATTATGCCACCCTCAATTACCCACAGTCCCAAGTCCTACCTAGTGTAGTCATTGCCCAAGCCATTCTGGAATCGGATTTTGGCAAGAGCCAGTTGGCCAGCCAGTATGGGAATCTCTTTGGGCGTAAGGCCGGTGCAGGGGAACCCAGTGTGGCCCTGTCGACTCAGGAATATGGTCCAGGGGGCTGGGTAACCATTACCGATCACTTTAAGGTCTATCCCGACTGGCAGAGTGCGGTGATTGACCATGGCAATTTAATGGTTAATGGCACCGATTGGAACCCCGACCTCTACTTAGGTGTCAGACAAGCGCGTCATTATCGTCAGGCGACCAAGGCTTTGGCTGAGGCGGGTTATGCGACAGATCCAGGCTATGCGGACAAATTGAACCACTTAATTGAAAGTTACGGTCTCATGCAATTTGATCCCTAAGCAAAAAAAGGAATATATTTAGCTAATAATTTTTGGTATCATTAAAAAGA
This genomic stretch from Aerococcus mictus harbors:
- a CDS encoding ABC transporter substrate-binding protein is translated as MKIKHNIKGLALVVSCLMMTACGSLTQTQEKSNDQADVIKIGGNWELSGATAGYGSPGNEGVELAVDQVNQAGGILGKQVEYVSLDNKSTSEETTANTSRLISNDQVSLIIGPATTGLMEAQISSASSLPVIAPMATGDSLTTDSSGKVLNNVFRVCFQDAFQGQALAKFSNDNQFKKAVLIRDNSTDYGQNLTNEFKKYFQGEVVDELAYNAKDTDFNSLVTRLKAKEPDVIFVAGYYEEAGPLIKQAREQGVKAAILGPDGFGNQEIIDLAGKDNMTNVYYTAHYTTNDPSPELKKFMEAYQEKFGHAPDMFAALAYDGARLAFDAIERAQSVDSKAINQALADTKDFSGITGNFTINDQHNPIKTAYVQKVDHGEIVDTTPIEP
- a CDS encoding ABC transporter substrate-binding protein; the protein is MKKKMKKLAALFGTAMMLGACGSMTETAKNDSANSDVVKIGGNWSLSGQYSAYGTPHDNGVKVAVQNLNDNGGVLGKKVEYVSADNKSDNAESTSQATRLVEQEGVNVLVGSDTTGNCEAQIPVAQQFKVPMVAPAATGNGLTLDDNGNLYDYVFRTCFEDAYQSKELGKYAAQKGWKKVAVLKDNSSDYGQNVANDFKASFEEHGGQVVGEESYTSGDTDFKALLTNLKQNSPDVVFIAGYYQEGGLIIKQLREMGVNAAVLGPDGFGNQKLIDLAGPENAHDVFFVTHFSHNEDSPENVKEFIKKYEDAYGTSPDHFAALAYDATNLIAQAMEKAGSTDSEAVQKALAETKDFQGVTGKFSFDKDHNPVKEVFVQELQGGQVVDTEVVK
- a CDS encoding ABC transporter substrate-binding protein, coding for MNKKWLKAFVTLGSVMALAGCGSGSLTETTNQSAENADEIRIGGNWELSGNVSAYGVVQNNAIKLAVDEKNQAGGLLDKKINYLEYDNKSTTEEAVSGAEKLVDENAAVIIGPSTTNNTEATISTVTRAKTPLISATATADNITLDQEGNVLDYIFRICFQDSLQGGSLAEFSNKEGYTKAAIIKDNSSDYGQNLSDEFHKHFDGEVVREESYVAKESDFNSILSNIKNSDAQVIFVAGYYEEAGPIIKQAREMGIDLPILGPDGFGNKEIINLAGEENWDNIYYAAHFVENEDSPQEVKDFLAKYRETYQSEPDMFAALAYDAANLAFDAIERAGTTDGEAVQKALAETKDFTGVTGNFSMDEKHNPSKTVFIQEVKDGQVVGSQAIEAAK
- a CDS encoding branched-chain amino acid ABC transporter permease; translation: MNNVIQQLINGVALGSIYALMALGYTMVYGIIGLINFAHGDIYMVGAFVGFTLITNVGMGVFPALILAMLFTAVLGVIIERVAYKPLRGATRIAALITAIGVSMLLQNVMIFLRGPEVRAFPADLPDWSLQLGAFTINSQQILILAVTIVLMIALQVIVQKTKLGQAMRAVSVDPDAAQLMGINANTIISFTFLIGSALAGAAGVLVGIYYNSISPLMGVNIGTKTFVAAVVGGIGSIPGAVLGGLIIGIVETFVSMIGLSTWKDAAVYIILIIILLVKPTGLLGKPQVEKV
- a CDS encoding branched-chain amino acid ABC transporter permease: MKENKTSWFNQFFTKTTLAWIGVIVLGFVLMAASYIAGLVSAYTQNIIMNIAINIILSVGLNLVVGYAGQFSLGHAGFMAIGAYVGAIVSQEIPGQAGFLAGLLAGMVVTAVVALIVGIPTLRLRGDYLAIATLGVSEIIRITIMNLEITNGAAGISGVPRHVTWITMYVFVVITTLLVVNYIYSSPGRATIAVREDEIAAESVGIHTTTYKTLAFVIGAVTASIAGTLYACYFGVINPSQFTFQKSIDILVIVVFGGIGSISGSFVASILLGLLNTFLAPFGQVRPILYAAALILIMIFKPSGLMGEYEFQFSKLFNRKRGQSQAVAKEESEDQ
- a CDS encoding ABC transporter ATP-binding protein encodes the protein MSILSLSHLSKSFGGLTAVSDVSIHVEADELIGLIGPNGAGKTTLFNLITGVYTPTSGSIELETDQGSQSLAGQRPDKINEMGVARTFQNIRLFANRSVLDNVLIAMHNKRGVGVWHSLLRTPKYYQNRDALHAKGMELLAIFGLEGYANEKAKNLPYGQQRALEIVRALATEPKILFLDEPAAGMNPNETTDLKQTIRKIQKEFGISVVLIEHDMSLVMDICERIYVLEYGKVIAEGTPSEIQSNPKVIEAYLGGA
- a CDS encoding ABC transporter ATP-binding protein, translated to MLEIKNIKVAYGMIQAIKGISFTVNEGEIVSLIGANGAGKSTILKTISGLLKPTQGEILYNHEPLQTKSCAQIVQAGVSQVPEGRHVFSGMSVKENLLMGAYTRKDRDNLASDMERYFDYFPILKERFNQDAATLSGGEQQMLAMARALMARPKLLLLDEPSMGLAPIYIQQIFEIIQTINSELNTTVLLIEQNAKAALEISDHAHVLEVGKITASGTGKELLSSEVVQKAYLGA